In a genomic window of Prosthecochloris marina:
- the rpmE gene encoding 50S ribosomal protein L31: MKKDIHPKYTKVTVTCANCGNTFETRSTRPSIKVDICSNCHPFYTGKQVLVDTAGRVERFQKRFAKKAASK; this comes from the coding sequence ATGAAAAAAGATATTCATCCGAAGTATACGAAAGTTACGGTTACCTGTGCCAATTGCGGCAACACTTTTGAAACCCGGTCAACGAGACCCTCGATCAAAGTCGATATCTGCAGTAACTGTCATCCCTTTTACACCGGCAAACAGGTTCTGGTCGATACCGCAGGACGTGTCGAACGTTTCCAGAAAAGATTCGCCAAGAAAGCAGCCTCGAAGTAG
- a CDS encoding DUF167 domain-containing protein, with amino-acid sequence MLQVQETEGAVIFSVKVQPRSSKSMVSGEYDGSVKVNLKAPPVDGAANLECCRLLARTLGVPRTDVQIISGLRGKKKRVKVDGVSLARFKEKVAPYL; translated from the coding sequence ATGCTTCAGGTACAGGAAACGGAAGGGGCCGTTATTTTTTCTGTCAAGGTTCAACCCCGTTCCTCGAAAAGCATGGTATCGGGGGAGTATGACGGCAGTGTGAAGGTGAACCTGAAAGCTCCGCCTGTAGACGGGGCGGCTAACCTGGAGTGTTGCAGGCTGCTCGCCCGAACGCTTGGGGTGCCACGAACCGATGTGCAGATTATTTCCGGGTTGAGAGGAAAAAAGAAGCGGGTGAAGGTTGATGGAGTGTCGTTAGCCAGGTTCAAAGAAAAAGTCGCACCCTATCTTTGA
- the kdsB gene encoding 3-deoxy-manno-octulosonate cytidylyltransferase, whose translation MKIVIVIPARLDSSRLKRKMLVDLEGEPLIVRTFQRALQARCADRVVVATDSSEIASVLGAFGAEVVMTGCARCGSERIAEAAGKMEGDVFINLQGDEPLIDPGNIDRVAEPYLQGENPDCVTLIYPVLPTDYTTISDRHVVKTVVDKNGYALYFSRSQIPFQQARNASTIFYRHIGIYAFRKDVLSAFSALGPSMLEQEESLEQLRLLENGYRIRCVETTVDSPGVNTFEELEFARRMFREQNRPV comes from the coding sequence ATGAAAATAGTAATTGTTATTCCTGCAAGGCTTGATTCAAGCAGGTTGAAAAGGAAAATGCTCGTTGATCTGGAAGGTGAACCTCTTATTGTAAGGACCTTTCAGCGGGCTCTGCAGGCCCGTTGTGCAGATCGTGTTGTCGTGGCAACCGATAGCTCGGAGATCGCCAGTGTGCTTGGGGCTTTCGGGGCTGAAGTGGTTATGACAGGCTGTGCTCGTTGTGGTTCGGAACGTATTGCCGAAGCGGCAGGAAAGATGGAAGGGGATGTTTTCATCAATTTGCAGGGTGACGAGCCGTTGATCGATCCTGGAAATATCGACCGTGTTGCGGAGCCTTACCTTCAAGGTGAAAATCCTGATTGTGTGACACTGATTTATCCGGTGCTTCCCACAGATTACACCACGATCAGTGACCGCCATGTGGTTAAAACGGTTGTCGACAAAAACGGTTATGCTTTGTACTTTTCACGGAGCCAGATTCCTTTTCAGCAGGCGAGAAACGCATCGACTATCTTTTACCGTCATATCGGTATCTACGCGTTCAGAAAAGATGTGTTAAGTGCCTTTTCGGCGCTCGGGCCCTCCATGCTCGAGCAGGAAGAGTCTCTCGAGCAGCTACGACTTCTCGAGAACGGTTACCGTATACGTTGTGTCGAGACCACGGTAGACTCACCCGGGGTCAACACGTTCGAGGAGCTTGAGTTTGCGCGGAGGATGTTCCGGGAGCAGAATCGTCCGGTATGA
- the recG gene encoding ATP-dependent DNA helicase RecG: MVSECMKDMPITGIRGVGPRKAGLLKEIGIETMADLYDFFPRNYLDRRTVKNIGTLVEGEQATVVGKVRSVVRQGGRYAKARLKVELFDKTGALEIVWFRGVSYFFNAFRQGDAFCVSGKVGYFGQRPQMQHPEFERLDLEGGESPHNGILPVYSSSESLKSSGLGPRGMRGVIKQAFSDIPPQFNENLSEGIISQHDLLPINKAYRMIHFPSSPEMLDRALYRFKWSELFFAQLFFALRRAAIRADRSAVRFQRSGNFTAALYGMLPYSMTEAQKNAVREIYRDLKSGIRMNRLLQGDVGSGKTLVAMFAMTLAADNGLQSAFMAPTEILAFQHYMVMQKFAEPLGLQVGFLAGRQQKKERREVLEDLQTGHLNILVGTHAVIEEAVRFDNLGLAVIDEQHRFGVMQRKALLDKAENPHILLMTATPIPRTLSMGVFGDLDVTIIDQLPRGRKNVITRCCRESDKSEVFDFLRSEIARGRQAYIVYPLVEESEKMDLKAAKESFCQLRETLQGVRMGLIHGQMSSREKEQVMESFRFGKLDLLVGTTVIEVGVDVPNATLMVIEHAERFGLAQLHQLRGRVGRGEHQSYCFLVHTKLGTDASERLSAMENIGDGFKLSEIDAALRGVGNVLGKEQSGMVSGLKIADIVKDYDIMRSARNAAFEIVDRDPQLQDHRNEMIREYYIKHYHGKHTLADIG, translated from the coding sequence ATGGTGAGTGAATGCATGAAGGATATGCCGATAACCGGTATCAGAGGTGTAGGGCCACGCAAGGCAGGTTTGTTGAAAGAGATCGGTATCGAGACGATGGCAGATCTGTACGATTTCTTTCCACGGAACTACCTTGACAGGAGAACGGTCAAAAATATCGGCACACTTGTCGAGGGGGAACAGGCGACCGTTGTTGGAAAAGTGAGAAGCGTTGTCAGACAGGGGGGACGGTACGCTAAGGCCCGGCTGAAGGTCGAGCTTTTCGACAAAACAGGTGCTCTTGAAATCGTTTGGTTCAGGGGCGTCTCCTATTTTTTCAACGCTTTTCGACAAGGTGATGCTTTCTGTGTTTCCGGTAAGGTAGGATATTTCGGTCAGCGGCCACAAATGCAGCATCCGGAATTCGAGCGTCTCGATCTTGAAGGCGGAGAGTCTCCGCATAACGGGATCTTGCCGGTATACTCTTCCTCGGAATCGTTGAAAAGTTCCGGTTTGGGCCCGAGAGGAATGAGGGGGGTGATAAAACAAGCGTTTTCCGATATTCCGCCGCAGTTCAACGAAAACCTTTCCGAAGGAATAATCAGCCAACATGATCTTTTGCCGATCAATAAAGCATATCGCATGATTCACTTTCCTTCTTCCCCTGAAATGCTTGACCGGGCGCTGTATCGGTTTAAGTGGTCTGAACTTTTCTTCGCACAGCTTTTTTTTGCGTTACGCAGGGCTGCTATTCGTGCTGACAGGAGCGCTGTACGTTTCCAGCGATCGGGAAACTTCACGGCAGCGCTTTACGGTATGCTGCCTTACAGCATGACCGAAGCGCAGAAAAATGCGGTGCGCGAGATATACCGTGATTTGAAAAGCGGGATTCGGATGAACCGGCTTCTGCAGGGAGATGTCGGCTCCGGTAAAACCCTCGTAGCCATGTTTGCCATGACTCTTGCGGCTGACAACGGCTTGCAATCCGCATTCATGGCGCCAACGGAAATCCTTGCTTTTCAGCACTATATGGTAATGCAAAAATTTGCAGAGCCTCTTGGCTTACAGGTAGGTTTTCTTGCAGGTCGGCAGCAGAAAAAAGAGCGCCGGGAAGTGCTTGAAGATCTTCAAACAGGGCATCTTAACATTCTCGTGGGGACTCATGCTGTCATCGAAGAGGCGGTGAGATTCGATAATCTCGGGCTGGCGGTTATTGACGAGCAACACCGCTTCGGCGTCATGCAACGCAAAGCCCTGCTGGATAAGGCGGAAAATCCCCATATACTGCTGATGACCGCAACGCCTATTCCGAGAACTCTCAGCATGGGGGTGTTCGGGGATCTCGATGTGACGATCATCGATCAGCTTCCGAGAGGCAGAAAAAACGTCATTACACGTTGCTGCAGGGAAAGTGACAAGTCCGAGGTTTTCGATTTTCTTCGCTCTGAAATTGCACGGGGCAGACAGGCTTATATTGTCTATCCACTTGTTGAAGAGTCCGAAAAGATGGATCTTAAAGCTGCGAAGGAAAGTTTCTGCCAGCTTCGTGAAACGTTGCAGGGGGTGAGGATGGGGCTGATTCACGGGCAGATGTCTTCCCGGGAAAAAGAGCAGGTTATGGAATCGTTCAGATTCGGCAAACTCGATCTGCTTGTCGGAACCACTGTGATAGAAGTCGGCGTTGATGTGCCGAACGCAACGCTTATGGTTATTGAGCATGCAGAGCGTTTCGGGCTTGCTCAGCTGCACCAGCTAAGAGGGCGGGTCGGCAGGGGAGAGCATCAATCATATTGTTTTCTCGTGCATACGAAACTTGGTACGGATGCTTCTGAACGGCTTTCGGCAATGGAAAACATAGGTGATGGTTTCAAGCTTTCGGAAATCGACGCTGCGTTACGCGGTGTGGGCAACGTGCTTGGTAAAGAGCAGTCGGGTATGGTGTCCGGGTTGAAAATCGCTGATATAGTGAAGGATTACGATATTATGCGTTCGGCTCGTAACGCAGCCTTCGAGATTGTTGATCGTGACCCGCAGCTGCAGGATCACAGAAATGAAATGATAAGAGAATATTACATAAAACATTACCATGGAAAGCACACTCTTGCAGATATCGGATGA
- the dtd gene encoding D-aminoacyl-tRNA deacylase codes for MRAVIQRVSEASVMIDGSLHSRIGPGLLVLLGIAPGDEDKEIAWMIHKVLNLRIFEDNEGKMNRSVSDTRKDLLFVSQFTLYADTSRGNRPGFSSSAPFDKAHDIYNRFLETIRSTCSLPIETGCFGAEMQIGLINDGPVTLVVDTPSTQ; via the coding sequence ATGAGAGCAGTAATCCAGAGAGTGAGCGAGGCTTCGGTTATGATCGACGGCAGCCTCCATTCCCGGATAGGACCGGGTCTTTTGGTTCTCCTCGGTATTGCTCCCGGAGATGAGGATAAAGAGATCGCCTGGATGATCCATAAGGTTCTCAACCTCAGGATTTTCGAAGACAATGAAGGAAAAATGAATCGTTCTGTTTCGGATACCCGAAAAGATCTTCTTTTTGTTTCACAGTTTACCCTGTATGCCGACACGAGCCGGGGCAACAGACCCGGTTTCTCATCTTCAGCGCCGTTCGATAAAGCGCATGATATCTATAACCGGTTCCTTGAAACCATACGTTCAACATGTTCATTACCTATCGAGACCGGTTGTTTCGGAGCTGAAATGCAGATAGGGCTGATAAATGACGGCCCGGTAACTCTTGTTGTCGATACTCCTTCAACGCAGTGA
- a CDS encoding NAD-dependent succinate-semialdehyde dehydrogenase, translated as MILTINPATEEILAEYPVMTSADIEELLEAAQCAASVWKETPISERKVAMNRLADLLREQKDEHATIISREMGKPFKEAVSEVEKCAWVCEYYAQHAEEFLQNETVDVDGMTGMVTFEPLGVVLGVMPWNFPFWQVIRFAAAIMMAGNGVVIKHAPNVTGAAIALESLFKEAGFPLNLYRTLHIELEDVDRMVGEIIAHPVIKAVSVTGSTGAGMAVAEKAGRALKRSVLELGGNDPYVVLDDANLRQAVDVCIASRLLNAGQSCIAAKRFIVHHSIKSRFEEMLLERMREAKMGDPFDPSVRIGPLARKDLRDALHLQVEQSRELGAKVLCGGEIPDRKGFFYPATIVTDVSPGMAVYGEETFGPVATVIEALDDDDAVRIANDSPYGLGSAVFSSDPERAKTVAGRLDAGNCFVNAMVKSDPRLPFGGIKQSGYGRELSRYGIREFVNVKSMFFG; from the coding sequence ATGATTCTTACCATTAATCCTGCAACTGAAGAAATCCTTGCAGAATATCCCGTTATGACTTCCGCCGACATTGAAGAACTGCTTGAAGCTGCACAGTGTGCGGCGTCGGTCTGGAAGGAAACCCCTATCTCTGAACGTAAAGTTGCGATGAATCGCTTGGCGGATCTTCTTCGCGAACAGAAAGATGAACACGCAACGATTATAAGCCGTGAGATGGGTAAGCCTTTCAAGGAAGCCGTCAGCGAGGTTGAAAAATGTGCCTGGGTATGTGAATACTATGCCCAGCATGCTGAAGAGTTTTTGCAAAATGAAACTGTCGATGTCGACGGAATGACCGGCATGGTGACCTTTGAGCCTCTTGGCGTGGTGCTTGGGGTCATGCCCTGGAACTTTCCTTTCTGGCAGGTTATTCGTTTCGCTGCCGCCATCATGATGGCTGGCAATGGGGTTGTCATCAAGCATGCTCCCAATGTTACAGGGGCGGCGATTGCACTCGAAAGCCTTTTCAAGGAAGCGGGGTTTCCACTGAATCTTTACAGGACATTGCACATAGAGCTGGAAGATGTCGATCGTATGGTTGGAGAGATTATCGCTCATCCGGTCATCAAGGCCGTCTCTGTAACTGGAAGTACCGGCGCAGGGATGGCGGTTGCCGAGAAAGCAGGCAGAGCGCTGAAAAGAAGTGTGCTGGAACTGGGTGGTAACGATCCTTATGTCGTGCTCGATGATGCCAACCTTCGGCAGGCAGTTGACGTTTGTATTGCTTCTCGTTTGCTCAATGCCGGTCAGAGCTGTATTGCAGCTAAGCGATTTATCGTTCATCATTCTATAAAATCCCGGTTTGAAGAGATGCTGCTCGAGAGAATGAGAGAAGCGAAAATGGGGGATCCTTTCGATCCGTCAGTGCGGATTGGGCCGCTGGCAAGAAAAGATCTCAGGGATGCTCTTCACCTGCAGGTTGAACAGAGCCGTGAACTTGGCGCTAAGGTGCTTTGCGGTGGAGAGATTCCTGATAGGAAAGGTTTCTTTTACCCGGCTACAATAGTGACCGATGTTTCTCCTGGAATGGCGGTTTACGGTGAAGAAACATTTGGTCCTGTGGCTACCGTTATCGAGGCTCTCGACGATGATGATGCTGTCAGAATTGCCAATGATAGTCCTTACGGGCTTGGGTCGGCTGTTTTTTCAAGCGATCCTGAACGGGCAAAAACGGTTGCAGGACGTCTCGATGCCGGTAACTGTTTTGTCAATGCAATGGTAAAATCGGATCCTCGCCTTCCTTTCGGAGGGATCAAACAGTCAGGCTATGGCCGTGAGCTTTCCCGTTACGGCATTCGTGAGTTCGTGAACGTGAAATCAATGTTTTTCGGCTGA
- the gatC gene encoding Asp-tRNA(Asn)/Glu-tRNA(Gln) amidotransferase subunit GatC gives MSVTEKDVAYIAELARLSFTDAEKKKMTSELNAILHYVEKLNEVDTQGIEPLSSIHDQVNVLREDHCRESMSNDVALKNAPDKLDRFFRVPKVIG, from the coding sequence ATGTCTGTAACTGAAAAAGATGTTGCCTATATCGCCGAGTTGGCCAGGCTCAGTTTCACTGACGCTGAAAAAAAGAAAATGACCAGTGAACTGAACGCGATTCTTCACTATGTCGAAAAGCTCAACGAGGTTGATACACAAGGTATTGAGCCATTGAGCAGTATTCACGATCAGGTTAATGTGCTTCGCGAGGATCACTGCCGTGAATCGATGTCCAATGATGTTGCGCTTAAGAATGCTCCTGACAAGCTTGACCGCTTTTTCAGGGTACCGAAAGTTATCGGATAA
- the xseA gene encoding exodeoxyribonuclease VII large subunit, which produces MPEQILTVTELTGGIKSILENKFQTVSVRGEISNFKLPSSGHVYMTLKDEGAQIPAVIWKNIRMRLSADLKDGLEIIAHGRLEVYPPSGRYQLICTSVVLAGEGTLQLAYAMLLEKLASKGYFNQEHKKRLPGVPEKIGLITSATGAVIEDMSNVFKRRFPAARLLLYPVKVQGEEAAKNVIGALQYFNELSDPALKPDVIIVARGGGSLEDLQAFNDEAVALAIFGSKIPVISAIGHETDVTIADMVADVRAGTPSIAAEIAAPDMQELLKHCDTQLNRQCAALHTKVEGIERQVDSLLGSYAFNRPQIKLEQLSERIGHLVKRMSQSAGNAIRHAERGFSSVTERLSLLDYRKTLERGFTLVKQNNSYITSRKCIQTNDKASVIFHDGEIGIEIIPDDSAPGTSSAQTQAPRTC; this is translated from the coding sequence ATGCCAGAACAGATACTTACCGTCACCGAACTCACCGGCGGAATCAAATCCATCCTTGAAAATAAATTTCAAACCGTCAGTGTAAGGGGAGAAATCTCCAACTTCAAACTTCCAAGTTCGGGACACGTCTATATGACGCTCAAGGACGAGGGTGCGCAGATTCCGGCTGTCATCTGGAAAAACATTCGCATGCGTCTGTCCGCTGATCTAAAAGACGGTCTGGAAATCATCGCTCACGGACGTCTCGAGGTCTACCCCCCATCCGGACGATATCAACTCATATGCACGTCGGTTGTTCTCGCGGGTGAGGGAACGTTGCAACTTGCTTATGCCATGCTTTTGGAAAAGCTTGCAAGCAAAGGTTATTTCAACCAGGAACATAAGAAACGGTTACCCGGTGTTCCGGAAAAAATCGGCCTGATCACCTCAGCAACAGGAGCGGTCATAGAAGACATGAGCAACGTCTTCAAGCGTCGCTTTCCAGCTGCAAGACTTCTGCTTTATCCCGTCAAGGTACAGGGAGAAGAAGCTGCAAAAAACGTCATCGGGGCATTGCAATATTTCAACGAACTCTCCGATCCCGCCCTGAAACCCGATGTCATTATCGTAGCCAGGGGAGGGGGATCTCTTGAAGATCTTCAGGCATTCAACGATGAAGCCGTCGCTCTGGCGATATTCGGTTCGAAAATTCCGGTTATCAGCGCCATCGGTCATGAAACAGATGTCACGATCGCCGATATGGTTGCCGATGTGCGGGCCGGAACACCTTCGATCGCTGCAGAAATTGCAGCCCCCGATATGCAAGAACTGCTCAAACACTGCGACACCCAGCTTAACCGGCAATGTGCAGCGCTACATACTAAAGTTGAAGGAATCGAACGGCAAGTCGACTCCCTTCTTGGAAGTTACGCTTTTAACCGCCCGCAGATCAAACTTGAACAACTGAGCGAGCGGATAGGCCATCTTGTCAAGAGGATGTCACAGTCTGCCGGAAATGCAATCAGGCACGCGGAACGTGGCTTCTCTTCCGTTACGGAGAGACTTTCGCTGCTTGATTATCGAAAAACCCTCGAAAGAGGCTTCACCCTGGTCAAGCAGAACAACTCTTATATCACATCTCGTAAGTGCATACAAACAAACGACAAAGCATCGGTGATCTTCCACGATGGTGAAATAGGAATTGAAATCATACCGGACGATTCTGCTCCCGGAACATCCTCCGCGCAAACTCAAGCTCCTCGAACGTGTTGA
- the frr gene encoding ribosome recycling factor: MSVREITQKVEAKMKKSIESFQHEIAAIRTGKATTALLDRVKVDAYGQSMPLKQLGNVGVQDAHTLMVQVWDKSMVSAVEKAIRDANLGLNPAAEGQSIRVSIPPLTEERRKEYVKLTKKYGEDAKIALRNLRREILHGVDKLEKDKEISEDEKSRSKKDADDLVHKYEKQINDLISQKEKEIMEV; this comes from the coding sequence ATGAGCGTAAGAGAAATCACTCAAAAGGTGGAAGCAAAAATGAAAAAATCCATTGAAAGCTTCCAGCATGAGATCGCAGCAATACGAACCGGAAAAGCGACGACAGCATTGCTTGACCGTGTTAAAGTCGACGCATACGGACAATCCATGCCCCTCAAACAGCTGGGCAATGTGGGTGTCCAGGATGCTCATACCCTTATGGTTCAGGTATGGGACAAATCAATGGTCTCTGCTGTGGAAAAAGCCATTCGGGACGCGAATCTCGGACTCAATCCTGCAGCAGAAGGCCAGAGTATTCGGGTCAGCATTCCTCCCCTTACGGAAGAACGGCGTAAAGAATATGTCAAGCTTACCAAAAAATATGGAGAGGATGCGAAGATAGCGCTCCGCAATCTTCGCAGAGAGATACTGCACGGTGTGGACAAGCTCGAAAAAGACAAGGAAATCAGCGAGGACGAGAAAAGCCGAAGCAAAAAAGATGCCGATGACCTTGTTCACAAGTATGAAAAGCAGATCAATGACCTGATCTCCCAGAAGGAAAAAGAGATTATGGAAGTGTAG
- the bchY gene encoding chlorophyllide a reductase subunit Y, with the protein MEKNICPNLHPQSMCPAFGGLRVLTRIEGARVCLVADQGCLYGLTFVSHFYAARRSIVSPELMNVQISGGTMIDDLRATIERIAEDPAVTFIPVVSTCVAETAGIAEELLPKKAGNAVVQLVRLPAFQIKSHPEAKDVAVSTLLRRFADFDAPKKEKSLLVVGEIFPVDAMAIGSVLQRIGVESVIVLPAADVDDYIESGKVEACAVLHPFYERTASFLEEKGIRVISGNPVGAGATARWIEQIGQVLGLDMETVRQVAAEEKAKTRAVIEKFGNLSGKVIVAGYEGNELPVVRLLLEAGLEVPYASTSIARTALGEEDHQLLSMLGTEIRYRKFLEEDMQAVLVYEPDLVIGTTSLDSFAKERGIPAIYYTNNISSRPVFFAAGAGTVLGMVAGLLGKKEVFRKMKEYFTTLP; encoded by the coding sequence ATGGAAAAAAATATCTGCCCGAATCTACATCCGCAATCGATGTGTCCAGCCTTCGGGGGGCTGCGGGTTCTTACCAGGATCGAAGGTGCAAGGGTTTGTCTTGTTGCAGATCAGGGATGCTTGTATGGGTTGACGTTTGTTTCCCATTTTTATGCTGCTCGAAGGTCGATCGTATCACCTGAGCTGATGAACGTTCAGATTTCCGGCGGTACCATGATCGATGATTTGCGGGCTACCATCGAACGGATAGCGGAAGATCCGGCTGTGACTTTTATTCCTGTTGTCAGTACCTGCGTCGCAGAGACGGCGGGAATTGCCGAGGAGCTGTTGCCGAAAAAAGCGGGCAATGCCGTAGTACAGCTTGTCCGGTTACCTGCTTTTCAGATCAAGTCACATCCTGAAGCCAAGGATGTTGCGGTTTCTACCCTGCTGCGGCGTTTTGCGGATTTTGACGCACCGAAGAAAGAGAAATCCCTTCTTGTCGTTGGCGAGATTTTTCCTGTCGACGCCATGGCTATTGGTAGTGTTTTGCAACGGATAGGTGTCGAATCGGTCATTGTCTTACCTGCTGCCGATGTTGACGATTATATCGAGTCGGGAAAGGTTGAAGCCTGTGCAGTTCTTCACCCTTTTTATGAAAGAACCGCATCATTCCTCGAAGAGAAAGGCATACGAGTTATCTCTGGAAATCCTGTTGGTGCAGGAGCTACCGCAAGGTGGATTGAACAGATCGGTCAGGTTCTCGGGCTTGATATGGAAACGGTTCGTCAGGTTGCCGCCGAGGAAAAAGCAAAAACGAGAGCGGTCATCGAAAAGTTCGGTAACCTATCAGGAAAGGTCATTGTCGCCGGATACGAGGGCAATGAACTGCCTGTTGTAAGGCTGCTCTTGGAAGCGGGTTTGGAAGTTCCTTATGCATCGACCTCGATCGCTCGTACGGCTCTCGGAGAAGAAGATCACCAGCTTCTTTCCATGCTCGGTACCGAGATACGTTACCGGAAATTCCTTGAAGAGGATATGCAGGCTGTTCTTGTATACGAACCGGACCTTGTCATCGGCACGACATCGCTGGACAGTTTTGCAAAGGAACGTGGTATCCCTGCGATCTACTATACCAACAATATTTCATCGAGACCTGTTTTCTTTGCTGCAGGTGCCGGAACGGTACTTGGAATGGTTGCCGGCTTGTTGGGGAAAAAAGAGGTGTTCAGGAAAATGAAAGAATACTTTACTACACTTCCATAA
- the rsgA gene encoding ribosome small subunit-dependent GTPase A encodes MNRLKKGGEFEGVVTEARGGMYLVEEAGGERCLCTTYRGTKTENIGTGLVAVGDCVAVTITATGKDVEGVITLVRKRRTALVRKRDVRRNRSKEKIQVIAANIDQLAVVVSAEQPPLNTRLIDRYLVFAESECLPAVIVVNKMDIADRKLVTEMMIPYCELDYAICYVSAEDGEGITSLGCKLAGKVSAFSGHSGVGKSTLINVLVGEEKLKTAEISSWSLKGVHTTTNAVMLGLPQGGYVIDTPGIREFNLSEITKENLRFYFPEFLAPMENCAFSSCTHTVEPSCGVVHAVDNGTISRERYTSYLAILDSLDDSM; translated from the coding sequence ATGAACAGGTTGAAAAAAGGGGGTGAGTTCGAAGGGGTTGTTACCGAAGCAAGGGGAGGGATGTACCTTGTCGAAGAGGCGGGGGGTGAACGATGTCTGTGTACGACATACCGCGGAACAAAAACGGAAAATATCGGTACCGGTCTTGTAGCGGTTGGAGATTGTGTTGCCGTGACGATTACCGCAACTGGCAAAGATGTCGAAGGAGTCATCACTCTTGTTCGTAAACGCCGTACCGCTCTTGTGAGAAAAAGGGATGTGCGGCGCAACCGCAGTAAAGAGAAGATCCAGGTCATAGCTGCCAATATCGATCAGCTTGCTGTTGTTGTTTCGGCAGAGCAGCCACCCCTCAACACTCGCCTGATCGATCGTTATCTGGTTTTCGCGGAATCGGAATGTTTACCGGCTGTCATTGTTGTCAACAAGATGGATATCGCCGACCGGAAACTGGTGACAGAGATGATGATCCCTTATTGTGAGCTCGATTATGCAATTTGCTACGTCAGTGCTGAAGATGGGGAGGGTATTACATCACTTGGATGCAAGCTTGCCGGAAAAGTTTCGGCATTCAGCGGGCACTCGGGCGTTGGTAAATCAACGCTTATCAATGTGCTTGTCGGTGAAGAAAAACTGAAAACCGCCGAGATCAGTTCCTGGAGTCTCAAAGGAGTGCATACCACGACAAACGCAGTGATGCTTGGTTTGCCTCAGGGCGGATATGTTATCGATACACCGGGGATCAGGGAGTTCAATCTTTCTGAAATAACGAAAGAGAACCTCAGGTTTTATTTTCCGGAGTTTCTTGCACCAATGGAAAACTGTGCGTTTTCATCCTGTACTCATACCGTGGAGCCTTCGTGCGGTGTTGTGCACGCTGTTGATAACGGTACTATCAGCCGAGAGCGATATACGAGTTATTTGGCGATCCTTGATTCCTTGGACGACAGTATGTAA